In Candidatus Omnitrophota bacterium, a single genomic region encodes these proteins:
- a CDS encoding adenylosuccinate synthase: MNVVLVGMQWGDEGKGKVIDILSEKVDYIVRYQGGNNAGHTVVVGEKEYIFHLIPSGILHSGKICCIGNGVVIDPQVLLQELDSLRKNNIDFNKRFKVSSLAHVIMPYHKNLDQLRETKRKNKIGTTGRGIGPCYADKINRCGIRMIDLLNPHVFEDKLKDNLKEKNEIFKKVYQHPGFSFQKIYNQYLDYGRIFASYICNTSVLLNKACDEKADILLEGAQGTFLDIDFGTYPFVTSSSTTSGGACIGAGISPVKINKVMGVCKAYTTRVGEGPFPTEFAEGFGKFMRDKGNEFGSTTGRPRRCGWFDVVIAKESVMLNGIKELAIMKMDVLDGLDKVKICIAYKYKGKIIKEFPCDFEVLSEVVPIYKEMPGWPDQLDKPRSFKDLHPNARNYLQKLQELLKVKITMVSVGSSRQDTIFI; the protein is encoded by the coding sequence ATGAATGTGGTTTTAGTGGGGATGCAGTGGGGGGATGAAGGTAAGGGTAAGGTTATTGATATTCTCTCTGAAAAGGTAGATTATATTGTGCGTTATCAGGGCGGCAATAACGCCGGCCATACCGTAGTTGTGGGGGAAAAAGAATATATATTCCATCTTATACCCTCAGGGATATTGCACTCTGGTAAGATCTGTTGTATTGGTAACGGCGTGGTAATCGATCCTCAGGTTCTTCTCCAGGAGCTGGATAGTTTACGTAAAAACAATATTGACTTCAACAAGCGTTTTAAGGTTTCTTCGCTAGCGCATGTAATTATGCCGTATCATAAAAACTTAGATCAGCTGCGTGAGACAAAGAGAAAAAACAAAATCGGCACTACCGGTAGAGGTATCGGGCCCTGTTACGCTGACAAGATCAATAGGTGCGGTATCCGCATGATCGATTTATTGAATCCTCATGTTTTTGAGGATAAGTTAAAGGACAATCTTAAAGAAAAAAATGAGATTTTTAAAAAAGTTTACCAGCATCCAGGTTTTAGTTTTCAAAAAATTTATAATCAGTATCTGGATTATGGCAGGATTTTTGCATCCTATATCTGTAATACTTCTGTATTATTGAACAAGGCATGCGATGAAAAAGCCGATATTCTATTAGAAGGGGCTCAAGGCACATTTTTAGATATTGATTTCGGGACGTATCCTTTTGTTACTTCTTCTTCGACAACTAGCGGTGGAGCTTGTATTGGTGCGGGGATATCTCCGGTAAAAATTAATAAAGTTATGGGTGTTTGTAAGGCTTATACAACACGCGTCGGAGAAGGCCCGTTTCCTACTGAGTTTGCGGAAGGTTTTGGTAAATTTATGCGCGACAAAGGAAATGAATTTGGTTCTACAACCGGCAGGCCGCGCAGGTGTGGTTGGTTTGATGTTGTAATTGCCAAAGAATCGGTGATGCTAAACGGCATTAAGGAACTAGCGATTATGAAGATGGATGTGCTTGATGGGCTAGATAAGGTAAAGATATGTATTGCCTATAAATATAAGGGTAAAATAATTAAGGAATTCCCTTGTGATTTTGAAGTTCTAAGCGAGGTTGTTCCAATTTATAAGGAGATGCCGGGTTGGCCGGATCAACTTGATAAGCCGCGTTCTTTTAAAGATTTGCATCCTAATGCCAGGAATTATCTTCAAAAGCTGCAAGAGCTGCTTAAGGTTAAAATTACCATGGTATCTGTGGGATCCTCTAGGCAAGATACTATTTTTATCTAA
- a CDS encoding DUF4912 domain-containing protein has translation MKKVLKKSKEVLKKAVSKTSSKLKLQKKAKPAKVLSKDPQKDTFSFQETAITNTKFSHSENASLRRPMPQELPSFYGVDKIILQVRDPHWLHAYWELKVATIEDLKVRLGDEFFRARKALRVYDVTNIIFNGSNANSFFDILINDFANSWYINTAGPGRSWCVDLGLILADGSFITIIRSNVVQTPLDGPSWITDEEWMIPDDMFARLYGMGFGLGKSSPVGGAWQERIKQGLFSSGISSSPVKKEIKERSFWLKLDCELIVYGVTEPDASVTVQGAPIKLRPDGTFTLRYYLPDGKQVIPVKATSSDKLEERIITPTVVRETK, from the coding sequence ATGAAAAAAGTGTTGAAGAAATCCAAAGAAGTATTAAAGAAAGCTGTCTCTAAAACAAGTTCCAAATTAAAATTACAGAAGAAAGCAAAGCCTGCTAAAGTTTTAAGCAAGGATCCGCAAAAAGATACTTTTAGTTTCCAAGAGACAGCTATAACTAATACAAAGTTTTCTCATTCCGAGAATGCCTCCCTTAGGCGCCCTATGCCGCAGGAATTGCCTTCTTTTTATGGCGTGGATAAAATTATTTTACAGGTGCGCGATCCTCATTGGCTGCATGCATATTGGGAGTTAAAAGTTGCCACTATTGAAGATTTAAAGGTCCGCTTAGGTGATGAATTCTTCCGGGCTAGAAAAGCTTTAAGGGTTTATGATGTTACTAACATCATATTTAATGGTTCCAATGCTAATAGTTTCTTTGATATCTTGATTAATGATTTTGCCAATAGCTGGTATATCAATACCGCTGGCCCTGGCCGCTCTTGGTGTGTAGACCTTGGGCTAATATTGGCAGATGGTTCATTTATTACTATCATACGTTCTAATGTCGTGCAGACTCCTCTGGATGGCCCGTCATGGATTACTGACGAAGAGTGGATGATTCCTGATGATATGTTTGCTCGCCTTTATGGAATGGGTTTTGGTTTGGGTAAGAGTTCGCCGGTTGGAGGCGCCTGGCAGGAGCGTATTAAACAGGGCCTGTTTAGTTCAGGTATATCTTCTAGCCCGGTAAAAAAAGAAATTAAAGAAAGAAGTTTTTGGTTAAAGTTAGATTGTGAATTAATAGTCTATGGAGTTACCGAGCCGGATGCCTCGGTAACTGTGCAAGGGGCACCGATTAAATTAAGGCCAGACGGTACATTCACCTTACGTTATTATTTACCCGATGGCAAACAAGTAATTCCGGTTAAGGCAACTTCTTCTGATAAGTTAGAAGAGCGTATAATTACTCCAACCGTAGTCCGAGAGACCAAATAA
- a CDS encoding 1-deoxy-D-xylulose-5-phosphate reductoisomerase, with amino-acid sequence MKKIAVLGSSGSIGQSTLAVVRGNPRRFKVVALSVDSDIVKLKQQIEEFRPRLVCVRDKYAAWKLKSAIGSLTKVFCGEDGLDELVRDKEIQQIMFAICGSAALGPLISAIKAGKDIALANKEALVMAGPVVMQLAEKNRVNILPVDSEQSAIWQCLGGAQAKDVRRVYLTASGGPLRKLPLDKFKNITIEKVLHHPRWKMGKKITVDSATLMNKGLELLETMFLFNLEAQKIKVLIHPEALIHSMIEFNDGITMAQLSVTDMRIPIQYALSYPQRLPSELEGVDFYRLSKLHFEKPDFKKFPCLGFAYQASVELGTMPAVMNAANEESVSYFLKKRINFSTISKIVEKVMRAHKKKANPKLSDIMAADSWAREEARRLAC; translated from the coding sequence ATGAAAAAGATTGCGGTTTTGGGTTCAAGTGGCTCCATTGGCCAAAGTACGCTTGCAGTTGTAAGGGGTAACCCTAGGCGTTTTAAGGTTGTGGCTTTAAGCGTTGATTCGGATATTGTTAAATTGAAACAGCAAATAGAAGAGTTTCGTCCTCGCCTGGTATGTGTGAGGGATAAATATGCAGCCTGGAAACTAAAAAGCGCAATAGGTTCTTTGACAAAGGTGTTTTGTGGTGAAGATGGCTTAGATGAACTGGTTAGGGATAAAGAAATTCAGCAGATAATGTTTGCAATTTGCGGTTCAGCTGCACTTGGCCCTTTGATCAGCGCGATTAAAGCGGGTAAGGATATTGCCTTGGCTAATAAAGAGGCCTTGGTAATGGCCGGGCCCGTAGTTATGCAATTAGCAGAAAAAAACAGAGTTAATATTTTACCGGTTGACAGTGAACAATCGGCTATCTGGCAGTGTTTGGGAGGCGCTCAGGCCAAAGATGTCAGGCGCGTTTATTTAACCGCTTCTGGAGGCCCCTTGAGAAAACTACCTCTTGATAAATTTAAAAATATAACAATAGAGAAAGTATTACACCATCCTCGCTGGAAAATGGGCAAGAAAATTACGGTAGATTCAGCGACTTTGATGAATAAGGGGCTGGAATTGCTTGAAACAATGTTCTTATTTAATTTAGAAGCGCAGAAAATAAAAGTATTAATTCATCCGGAGGCCTTAATTCATTCTATGATTGAATTTAATGATGGTATAACTATGGCACAGCTTTCAGTTACGGATATGCGCATACCTATTCAGTATGCTTTATCATATCCACAGCGCCTGCCTTCTGAGCTTGAGGGCGTCGATTTTTACCGTTTAAGTAAACTACATTTTGAAAAGCCGGATTTTAAGAAATTTCCCTGTCTTGGGTTTGCTTATCAGGCTTCAGTTGAGTTAGGAACAATGCCTGCGGTGATGAATGCAGCTAATGAAGAGAGTGTAAGTTATTTTTTAAAAAAAAGGATAAATTTTTCAACAATATCTAAAATTGTGGAGAAGGTAATGCGGGCCCATAAAAAAAAAGCTAACCCTAAACTTTCTGATATAATGGCTGCTGATAGCTGGGCTAGGGAAGAAGCTAGGCGCTTGGCCTGCTAA
- the ispG gene encoding flavodoxin-dependent (E)-4-hydroxy-3-methylbut-2-enyl-diphosphate synthase: MEIKRRKSNVVKIGNVLIGGKNPVAIQSMTKVKTSDVDNTVRQIKQLELGGCQIVRLAIKDMLDAAALKKIKAQTKLPLVADIHFSYRLAVAAIENGADKIRLNPGNIDKPKEIEMVIGALRLAGVPLRIGLNSGSVKDTAPRKSSMTDKLVASCMSYVKRVEKLKFDKIVVSLKANNVLDTVEAYQKVANLCSYPLHLGVTATGSPYNGIVKSSVAIGALLLDGIGDTIRVSLTDEPIEEVRAAKCILESLGLYQPAVGVISCPTCGRCEVDLINIVKDLEAKLTIEDKKSKPLKVAVMGCIVNGPGEAKEADLGVAFGKNQGILFSHGRIVKKISAKDCVKVLLEEIHNIRR, from the coding sequence ATGGAAATTAAAAGGCGTAAATCTAATGTTGTAAAGATTGGTAATGTTCTGATTGGAGGAAAAAATCCTGTAGCCATTCAATCGATGACTAAGGTAAAGACCTCTGATGTGGATAATACTGTGCGCCAGATTAAGCAGTTAGAGCTAGGGGGTTGTCAGATTGTGCGTTTGGCGATTAAAGATATGCTTGATGCAGCGGCCTTAAAGAAGATTAAAGCCCAAACCAAACTTCCTTTAGTTGCCGATATTCATTTTTCCTATCGGTTAGCAGTTGCTGCTATTGAGAATGGAGCTGATAAGATTAGGTTAAACCCAGGAAATATTGATAAACCTAAGGAAATAGAAATGGTTATTGGCGCCTTAAGGTTAGCAGGTGTTCCTTTGCGTATTGGTTTAAATAGCGGTTCGGTTAAAGATACGGCCCCGAGAAAATCCTCAATGACTGATAAATTAGTGGCTTCATGTATGAGTTATGTAAAGAGGGTGGAGAAGCTCAAATTTGATAAAATAGTGGTTTCACTTAAGGCTAATAACGTTTTGGATACTGTTGAAGCGTATCAAAAGGTAGCTAATCTCTGTAGCTATCCTTTACATTTAGGAGTAACTGCAACAGGCTCTCCTTATAATGGTATTGTTAAATCAAGTGTTGCAATAGGCGCTTTGCTATTAGACGGTATTGGTGATACAATAAGGGTGTCTCTTACGGATGAGCCGATTGAAGAGGTAAGGGCAGCCAAATGTATCTTAGAATCTCTAGGTTTATATCAGCCTGCTGTTGGAGTGATTAGTTGTCCAACTTGTGGCCGTTGTGAAGTAGACTTGATAAATATTGTTAAAGATTTAGAAGCTAAATTAACAATCGAAGATAAAAAATCTAAACCTCTAAAGGTGGCTGTAATGGGTTGTATTGTTAATGGCCCAGGAGAGGCTAAAGAGGCAGATTTAGGAGTTGCTTTTGGGAAAAACCAGGGAATTTTATTTTCACATGGGAGAATAGTTAAAAAAATATCTGCAAAAGATTGCGTGAAGGTTTTATTAGAGGAAATTCATAACATTCGGCGCTAA
- the rseP gene encoding RIP metalloprotease RseP — MIATIIFILILSLLITVHEFGHFIAARRNGVRVEQFSLGFGRQILKKKKGDTEYSLSLIPLGGYVKMAGDNQAEYKGKPDEYLSKPCGKRFQIIFFGPFLNYLLGFLFFWMILFIGYPSLTSKVGALMDGYGAKDAGLEVGDYIKAVDGKKVQLWEDLQYQIQERKIKSSVVLDVLRGSKELKFNVLIKDKVIDDQRGEKRALGIIGISPFDETIEVKHGFFESAFLGFKKTINLTVLTYKGLWMLVSGKMSMRDSMTGPLGIFFITANAAKMGLIAVMHLIAVLSVSLAIFNLLPLPILDGGHLFLLGLEKLRKKALGIKAEEVINNIGFTLIISLALFVTYNDILRLYGDKIGKLISK; from the coding sequence ATGATTGCTACAATTATTTTTATATTAATCTTGAGTTTACTTATTACCGTGCACGAATTTGGGCATTTTATTGCTGCCCGTAGAAATGGAGTGCGTGTTGAGCAATTTTCTTTGGGTTTTGGGCGCCAGATACTTAAAAAGAAAAAAGGGGATACTGAATACAGCCTAAGCCTTATTCCTTTGGGCGGTTATGTGAAGATGGCAGGAGACAACCAGGCAGAATATAAAGGCAAACCCGATGAGTATCTTTCTAAGCCATGCGGGAAAAGGTTCCAGATTATTTTTTTCGGGCCGTTTTTGAATTATCTGCTTGGGTTTTTATTCTTTTGGATGATTCTTTTTATTGGATACCCTAGTTTGACTTCTAAAGTAGGCGCATTGATGGATGGATACGGGGCAAAAGATGCAGGTTTAGAGGTGGGCGACTATATTAAAGCTGTAGACGGCAAGAAAGTCCAGCTCTGGGAAGATTTACAATATCAAATTCAGGAGAGAAAAATAAAATCAAGCGTAGTGCTTGATGTTTTACGCGGCAGTAAAGAATTAAAATTTAACGTTTTGATTAAGGATAAGGTTATAGATGATCAGAGAGGCGAGAAACGCGCTTTGGGGATTATTGGTATTTCTCCTTTTGATGAAACAATCGAAGTCAAACATGGTTTTTTTGAGTCGGCGTTCCTGGGTTTTAAAAAAACCATTAATTTGACTGTTCTGACTTATAAGGGTTTATGGATGTTAGTCAGCGGGAAGATGTCGATGCGCGATTCTATGACCGGCCCACTGGGGATATTTTTCATAACTGCTAACGCGGCAAAAATGGGTTTAATCGCAGTTATGCATTTGATTGCGGTATTAAGTGTAAGCCTGGCAATATTTAATCTCTTGCCATTACCTATCCTGGACGGTGGGCATCTATTTTTATTAGGATTAGAAAAATTAAGAAAAAAAGCGTTGGGGATTAAAGCCGAAGAAGTAATCAATAATATTGGTTTTACTCTCATAATTAGTTTGGCATTATTTGTTACTTACAATGACATATTGAGGCTTTATGGGGATAAGATCGGTAAATTAATATCTAAGTGA
- a CDS encoding phosphatidate cytidylyltransferase, whose translation MLIKRIISSVVLISIITGVIFFERLCALVVTLFIIGGLYEYFVMLEKKGINIYKYFGIGMGTIIPLSIMFRFEPTKNWELLFIVLALFFLILMQFKRRDNHGVIVDISTTLFGILYVSWFFSFLIKIRYLPAGLGYLAVLLLITKLGDIGAFLVGSKWGRRLLIPRISPKKTLEGAIGGLVFSVLGALVSKPFLPFSYVQLLIIAFSLGILGQLGDLSESLLKRDCQVKDSGNIFPGMGGVLDEIDSLLFSAPVFYFYLSSIIK comes from the coding sequence ATGCTGATTAAGAGAATAATTAGTTCTGTGGTACTCATTAGCATTATAACAGGCGTGATTTTTTTTGAAAGGTTGTGCGCTTTGGTAGTTACCCTTTTTATTATTGGTGGGCTATATGAGTATTTTGTGATGCTTGAAAAAAAAGGGATAAACATTTACAAATATTTTGGAATTGGCATGGGCACGATTATACCTTTGTCAATTATGTTTAGGTTTGAGCCGACAAAAAACTGGGAGCTGCTTTTTATAGTTTTGGCATTGTTTTTTCTCATACTTATGCAATTTAAGCGCCGGGATAACCATGGAGTGATTGTGGATATCTCGACTACTCTTTTTGGTATACTTTATGTTTCTTGGTTTTTTAGTTTTCTTATAAAAATAAGATACTTACCGGCTGGATTAGGGTATCTTGCGGTTTTGTTATTGATTACTAAGCTAGGGGATATCGGAGCGTTTTTAGTGGGAAGCAAATGGGGAAGGCGCCTTTTAATTCCGAGGATCAGCCCTAAAAAAACACTGGAGGGTGCAATTGGTGGTTTAGTATTTAGTGTTTTAGGAGCACTTGTCAGTAAGCCTTTTTTACCTTTTAGCTATGTGCAATTGTTGATAATTGCCTTTAGCTTAGGGATACTTGGGCAATTAGGGGATCTTTCAGAATCTTTGCTTAAACGTGATTGTCAGGTAAAGGATTCGGGGAATATTTTTCCTGGCATGGGTGGAGTATTGGATGAAATTGACAGCCTTCTATTTAGCGCCCCAGTATTTTATTTTTATCTTAGCTCGATTATAAAATAA
- a CDS encoding homocitrate synthase produces the protein MGYKPVIYLLDVTNRDGVQTSRICLSKLQKTMINWYLDQMGVFQSEFGFPLTRHETNYLNANLELADLGGFSRIKLSGWLRATKDDVKSAFKLVPDLKYLNLSISTSDQMIVHKFRGKLDHESIINEMKEAVGEAIKLGAESVGVNAEDASRTNLEYLIEFALRAKEAGAKRIRYCDTLGCDTPFSIYERIKLLAETVKLPIEVHCHNDLGLVVANSIAGARAASDAGVDSYINTCVNGMGERAGNADLVSVILAIKYGQGMQGYCLDEKVNLKMAWKICKYASYAFGVPIPINQPGVGANAFAHESGIHADGALKDRRNYELYDYEELGRGEPEIIETGRKITAGEYSGIKGFRNVYEKLEVAFKDDQEATRILELVRYANVHNQKPLVDDELNFIAKYPDIAHKIFTMTP, from the coding sequence ATGGGATATAAACCAGTGATTTATTTGTTAGACGTAACTAATCGCGACGGAGTGCAAACTTCTCGCATATGCCTTTCAAAGCTACAGAAGACCATGATTAATTGGTATTTGGATCAGATGGGTGTTTTTCAGTCAGAGTTTGGATTCCCGCTTACTCGCCATGAGACAAATTATCTGAATGCTAACCTTGAATTAGCTGATTTAGGCGGATTTTCAAGGATTAAACTGAGCGGTTGGTTGCGCGCCACAAAAGACGATGTAAAAAGCGCTTTTAAACTGGTGCCGGATTTGAAATACCTCAACCTCTCTATTTCAACCAGCGACCAAATGATTGTTCATAAATTTAGAGGAAAGCTCGATCATGAATCGATAATTAATGAAATGAAAGAGGCGGTGGGGGAAGCTATAAAATTAGGAGCAGAATCCGTAGGGGTAAACGCTGAAGATGCATCGCGAACGAATTTAGAATATTTAATTGAGTTTGCCCTGAGAGCAAAGGAGGCGGGTGCAAAAAGAATTCGTTACTGCGATACTTTAGGATGCGATACTCCTTTTAGTATTTATGAAAGAATAAAATTGTTAGCAGAGACGGTGAAATTACCAATTGAAGTGCACTGCCACAATGATTTGGGGCTTGTAGTTGCTAATTCTATCGCCGGAGCAAGGGCCGCAAGTGATGCCGGGGTAGATTCTTATATTAATACCTGCGTAAACGGTATGGGGGAGCGGGCGGGAAACGCGGATTTAGTTTCAGTAATTTTGGCAATTAAATACGGCCAAGGAATGCAGGGGTATTGTCTGGATGAAAAAGTAAATTTAAAGATGGCATGGAAAATATGTAAATATGCTTCTTATGCTTTTGGTGTCCCTATTCCTATAAATCAGCCAGGTGTCGGGGCTAATGCTTTTGCCCATGAATCCGGGATCCATGCCGATGGAGCGCTAAAGGACCGGCGTAATTATGAACTTTATGATTATGAGGAGTTGGGCAGAGGAGAACCTGAAATTATTGAAACAGGCAGAAAGATTACTGCCGGTGAATATTCCGGGATCAAAGGCTTCCGTAATGTCTATGAAAAGTTAGAAGTTGCTTTTAAAGATGATCAGGAGGCTACCCGTATATTAGAGCTGGTCAGGTATGCTAATGTACACAATCAGAAACCTCTGGTAGATGATGAATTGAATTTTATTGCTAAATATCCGGATATTGCACACAAGATATTTACCATGACACCTTGA
- a CDS encoding DUF1957 domain-containing protein, with translation MTKGYLCLVLHGHLPFVRHPEHENFLEEDWLYEAITETYVPLISVFEGLVNDGIDFRITMTLSPTLISMLADSLLQERYLKHINSLIELSRKEIERTRWQVDFNRLAQMYFNRFSHARDIFQKYNCNLVYAFKKFQDLGKLEIITCGATHGFFPLMDVCRDSVRAQVKVAAEHYESAFGRRPRGIWLPECGFCPGHDEILKDAGIRYFFTDSHGILHGTPRPKYGVFAPVYCKGTGVAAFGRDLESSKQVWSSIEGYPGDYNYREFYRDVGFDLEFEYIKPYIHPDGVRINTGIKYYRITGLNNHKEPYILEWARQKAADHAGNFMFNRQKQADYLYNLMGKAPIIVSPYDAELFGHWWYEGPMWLDFLFRKVACDQQDIRMITPSEYLEQNPRNQVITPSFSSWGYKGYSEMWLQGTNDWIYRHLHMASGRMSELVKSFPNSSGLQSRALNQALRELLLAQSSDWAFILGTGTHTSYAVRRTKDHLLRFNRIYEDVKSNNIDERWLSDIESKDNLFPNINYQLHQ, from the coding sequence ATGACTAAAGGATACCTTTGTTTAGTTTTACACGGGCATTTGCCTTTCGTGCGCCATCCGGAACATGAAAATTTTCTGGAGGAAGATTGGTTATACGAGGCGATTACTGAAACTTATGTGCCGCTGATTTCTGTTTTTGAAGGCTTGGTAAATGATGGGATAGATTTCCGTATTACCATGACGCTTAGCCCCACACTTATTTCCATGCTTGCCGATTCACTTCTGCAAGAGCGTTATTTAAAACATATAAATAGCCTTATTGAGTTATCCCGGAAAGAAATAGAAAGAACCAGGTGGCAGGTGGATTTTAACCGGTTGGCACAAATGTATTTTAATAGATTTTCTCATGCCCGGGATATTTTCCAGAAATATAATTGTAACCTGGTTTATGCTTTTAAAAAGTTTCAGGATTTAGGCAAATTAGAAATAATCACCTGTGGTGCAACGCATGGGTTTTTCCCCTTGATGGATGTTTGCCGGGATTCTGTGCGTGCCCAGGTAAAAGTGGCAGCAGAGCATTATGAAAGCGCTTTTGGCAGGAGGCCCAGAGGTATTTGGTTGCCGGAATGTGGTTTTTGTCCTGGTCATGATGAAATACTCAAAGATGCCGGGATCCGTTATTTTTTTACTGATTCTCATGGTATCCTCCATGGGACACCTCGCCCTAAATATGGCGTATTTGCTCCGGTTTATTGCAAAGGCACAGGGGTAGCTGCCTTTGGCCGAGACCTGGAATCTTCAAAACAAGTTTGGTCATCTATTGAAGGTTACCCGGGAGATTATAATTACCGGGAATTTTACCGCGATGTTGGATTTGATCTTGAGTTTGAATACATTAAACCATATATTCATCCCGATGGTGTGCGTATTAATACAGGGATAAAATATTACCGGATTACCGGACTAAATAATCATAAAGAGCCTTATATTTTAGAATGGGCAAGGCAGAAGGCTGCTGATCATGCGGGTAACTTTATGTTTAACCGCCAGAAACAAGCGGATTATTTATACAATCTTATGGGTAAGGCTCCGATTATTGTTTCTCCTTATGATGCTGAACTTTTTGGGCACTGGTGGTATGAAGGGCCGATGTGGCTTGATTTCTTATTTCGTAAGGTTGCTTGCGACCAGCAGGATATTCGCATGATTACTCCCTCTGAATATTTGGAGCAGAATCCTCGTAATCAGGTGATTACTCCTTCATTTTCCAGTTGGGGGTATAAGGGGTATTCAGAGATGTGGTTGCAAGGCACAAATGATTGGATTTATCGCCACTTGCATATGGCTTCAGGACGTATGAGTGAGTTAGTCAAGAGTTTTCCTAATAGTAGTGGCCTGCAGAGTAGGGCATTGAATCAAGCTTTGCGTGAGCTACTTCTGGCGCAGAGTTCTGATTGGGCATTTATCTTGGGTACAGGAACTCATACCAGTTATGCGGTGCGTCGCACTAAAGATCATCTCTTAAGGTTTAACCGGATATATGAAGATGTTAAATCCAATAATATTGATGAGCGTTGGCTCTCTGATATTGAATCTAAAGATAACCTCTTTCCCAATATAAACTATCAACTTCATCAGTAA
- a CDS encoding isoprenyl transferase: MPDNSKTPKHVAFIMDGNGRWAKERGLARTAGHKEGVERVREIIRGAYNLGIETVTFFAFSTENWSRPRSEVFVLMRYLDNFLSKEIDELYKNNIRFLVIGRAKPIPKYLQAKIKKAQEKTRNNTGLKFVLALNYGGRQEIVDAAKKFAKDVLGGREDSESLDEKKFSRYFYAADIADPDLLIRTSNEMRISNFLLWQLSYSELYFSHKYWPDFGITQLKEAISEYQKRKRRFGGIDIDAD, translated from the coding sequence ATGCCGGATAATTCCAAAACCCCTAAACATGTTGCTTTTATTATGGATGGTAACGGCCGTTGGGCAAAAGAGAGAGGCCTTGCGCGTACTGCTGGCCATAAAGAAGGCGTAGAGAGAGTTAGAGAAATTATCCGGGGTGCTTATAACTTGGGTATTGAAACAGTTACTTTTTTTGCTTTTTCAACAGAGAACTGGAGTAGGCCTAGAAGTGAAGTTTTTGTTTTGATGCGTTATTTGGATAATTTTCTGAGTAAAGAGATTGATGAACTGTATAAAAATAATATAAGATTTTTAGTTATTGGCAGAGCTAAGCCAATTCCTAAGTATTTACAGGCAAAGATCAAAAAAGCTCAGGAGAAGACCAGGAATAATACAGGCCTAAAGTTTGTTTTAGCTTTGAATTATGGAGGCAGGCAGGAGATTGTGGATGCTGCTAAGAAATTTGCCAAAGATGTATTGGGGGGAAGGGAAGATTCTGAGAGCTTGGATGAAAAAAAATTCAGCCGTTACTTTTATGCTGCCGATATCGCGGATCCTGATTTATTGATCCGCACAAGTAACGAGATGCGCATTAGCAATTTTTTACTTTGGCAACTTTCTTATTCCGAATTATACTTTTCTCATAAATACTGGCCGGATTTTGGAATAACGCAATTAAAGGAAGCAATTAGCGAGTATCAAAAACGTAAGCGCAGGTTTGGAGGTATAGATATAGATGCTGATTAA
- a CDS encoding OmpA family protein, which produces MKNYFLKVALIFLVTFSLAGCTFIFQSGRRSDAQKIDELNAQLDELARSKGLLEQKLGSEINDKQIKLQMMEKGLVITVVGDLLFDSGKSKIRPEAYPLLSKVSSVLKDNMSQFSVGIEGHTDNVPIKQSGWKSNWELSTARALSVLHYLVADQGISPERLSAIGYGEYRPVASNDTKDGRKQNRRVEIVILPNVTKVKGGSAAFSDSKIIEENSKEDIQKEENFK; this is translated from the coding sequence ATGAAAAATTACTTTCTTAAAGTCGCTTTAATTTTTTTGGTAACTTTTAGTTTAGCCGGCTGTACTTTTATTTTTCAGTCAGGCAGGCGTTCCGATGCTCAAAAAATTGATGAGCTAAATGCCCAATTAGATGAGCTTGCCCGTTCAAAGGGTTTGCTTGAGCAGAAGCTTGGGTCAGAGATAAATGACAAACAAATAAAGCTCCAGATGATGGAGAAGGGGCTAGTAATTACCGTCGTGGGAGACCTTTTATTTGATTCCGGTAAGTCTAAGATTAGACCTGAAGCCTATCCTTTGTTGAGTAAAGTTTCTTCGGTATTAAAAGATAATATGTCTCAATTTAGCGTGGGTATCGAAGGGCACACAGATAATGTTCCGATTAAGCAGAGCGGTTGGAAATCGAATTGGGAGCTTTCTACTGCCAGGGCCTTAAGTGTTTTGCATTATTTAGTTGCAGATCAAGGTATTTCTCCTGAGCGGCTGTCTGCGATCGGATACGGTGAATACCGTCCGGTAGCTTCTAATGATACTAAAGATGGACGCAAGCAGAATCGCAGAGTAGAGATAGTTATATTACCTAATGTTACAAAAGTTAAAGGTGGCTCTGCAGCTTTTTCTGATTCTAAGATTATTGAAGAAAATTCTAAAGAAGATATCCAAAAAGAAGAGAACTTTAAATAA